A part of Osmerus mordax isolate fOsmMor3 chromosome 10, fOsmMor3.pri, whole genome shotgun sequence genomic DNA contains:
- the mazb gene encoding myc-associated zinc finger protein isoform X3 → MDAAWSNFLFQNTPTQNQDGNLQSELLPVHTSSPQTPPPEHMGQPPSTVDTAALSEEPTPVKTASRPARVPHICGICSKQFKNNYNLRRHQSVHTGRPANPNPNPVRKNHACETCGKAFRDVYHLNRHRLSHSDEKPFSCPVCQQRFKRKDRMSHHVRSHQGGVEKPYVCPHCSKAFSRPDHLNSHVRQVHSSERPFKCPVLDTCESSFATRDRLRAHMIRHEEKVPCHICGKLLSAAYITDHMRVHNQSQHHACHLCNRSFTTLTYLRVHAQKHHGQEWKEGAGGFGGTAAGGVLVCQLCGVHCKTPTQLQGHMGTHSSSQAAPSPATSSPASSSLASMVTTPTIYVSGNAVVDLLVTDCSSIAPQSHS, encoded by the exons ATGGATGCTGCGTGGAGCAATTTCCTCTTCCAG AATACTCCCACCCAAAACCAGGATGGAAACCTCCAATCAGAGCTGCTACCGGTGCACACGAgctccccccagacccctccCCCGGAGCACATGggccagcccccctccaccgTGGACACTGCCGCCCTCAGCGAGGAACCCACACCAG tgAAGACAGCGTCCCGCCCCGCCCGCGTGCCCCACATCTGTGGCATCTGCAGCAAGCAGTTCAAGAACAACTACAACCTGCGGCGGCACCAGTCGGTCCACACCGGG cgTCCggctaaccccaaccctaacccggTGCGTAAGAACCATGCGTGTGAGACGTGTGGGAAGGCCTTCCGGGACGTGTACCACCTGAACCGCCACCGGCTGTCCCACTCGGATGAGAAGCCCTTCTCCTGCCCGGTGTGCCAGCAGCGCTTTAAGAGGAAGGACAGGATGAGCCACCACGTCCGCTCCCACCAGGGTGGCGTGGAGAAGCCCTACGTCTGCCCTCACTGCTCCAAGGCCTTCTCCAG gCCTGACCACCTCAACAGCCACGTCAGACAGGTCCACTCCTCCGAACGACCCTTCAAGTGTCCGGTACTTGAT ACGTGCGAGTCCAGCTTTGCCACGAGGGACCGCCTCCGGGCTCACATGATTCGTCACGAGGAGAAGGTCCCCTGTCACATCTGTGGAAAGCTCCTATCAGCAGCCTACATCACAGATCACATGAGGGTgcacaaccaatcacagcacCACGCCTGTCATCTCTGTAACCGCA GCTTCACCACGCTCACTTACCTTCGCGTCCACGCCCAGAAGCACCACGGCCaggagtggaaggagggagcgggggggtttgggggcacGGCCGCCGGGGGGGTCCTGGTGTGCCAGCTATGTGGGGTGCACTGCAAGACCCCCACCCAGCTGCAGGGCCACATGGGGACCCACAGCAGCAGCCAGGCAGCACCCAGCCCGGCCACCTCCAGCCCGGCCAGCAGCTCGCTGGCCAGCATGgtcaccacccccaccatctaCGTGAGTGGCAACGCCGTGGTGGACCTGCTGGTCACAGACTGCTCCAGCATCGCCCCCCAGAGCCACAGCTAG
- the mazb gene encoding myc-associated zinc finger protein isoform X2, whose protein sequence is MDAAWSNFLFQNTPTQNQDGNLQSELLPVHTSSPQTPPPEHMGQPPSTVDTAALSEEPTPVKTASRPARVPHICGICSKQFKNNYNLRRHQSVHTGVRMKGRAPGQPQGAKEGGASSSPLAGGRPERHPVPLSLLHLSIPPPLPPPGVLAPQQTSLGSQAGDGVAMASVVASVNNPHGPPAAVVMAAGATGQRPANPNPNPVRKNHACETCGKAFRDVYHLNRHRLSHSDEKPFSCPVCQQRFKRKDRMSHHVRSHQGGVEKPYVCPHCSKAFSRPDHLNSHVRQVHSSERPFKCPTCESSFATRDRLRAHMIRHEEKVPCHICGKLLSAAYITDHMRVHNQSQHHACHLCNRSFTTLTYLRVHAQKHHGQEWKEGAGGFGGTAAGGVLVCQLCGVHCKTPTQLQGHMGTHSSSQAAPSPATSSPASSSLASMVTTPTIYVSGNAVVDLLVTDCSSIAPQSHS, encoded by the exons ATGGATGCTGCGTGGAGCAATTTCCTCTTCCAG AATACTCCCACCCAAAACCAGGATGGAAACCTCCAATCAGAGCTGCTACCGGTGCACACGAgctccccccagacccctccCCCGGAGCACATGggccagcccccctccaccgTGGACACTGCCGCCCTCAGCGAGGAACCCACACCAG tgAAGACAGCGTCCCGCCCCGCCCGCGTGCCCCACATCTGTGGCATCTGCAGCAAGCAGTTCAAGAACAACTACAACCTGCGGCGGCACCAGTCGGTCCACACCGGGGTACGCATGAAGGGCAGGGCGCCCGGGCAGCCGCAGGGGGCCAAGGAGGGGGGGGCCAGCTCCTCGCCGCTGGCTGGGGGGAGGCCAGAGAGACACccggtccccctctccctgctccacctctccatccctccccctctcccccctcctggcGTCCTGGCCCCCCAGCAGACCTCTCTGGGTAGTCAGGCTGGCGACGGCGTTGCCATGGCGAGCGTAGTGGCTAGCGTTAACAACCCCCACGGTCCTCCTGCTGCTGTTGTCATGGCCGCCGGGGCGACAGGACAG cgTCCggctaaccccaaccctaacccggTGCGTAAGAACCATGCGTGTGAGACGTGTGGGAAGGCCTTCCGGGACGTGTACCACCTGAACCGCCACCGGCTGTCCCACTCGGATGAGAAGCCCTTCTCCTGCCCGGTGTGCCAGCAGCGCTTTAAGAGGAAGGACAGGATGAGCCACCACGTCCGCTCCCACCAGGGTGGCGTGGAGAAGCCCTACGTCTGCCCTCACTGCTCCAAGGCCTTCTCCAG gCCTGACCACCTCAACAGCCACGTCAGACAGGTCCACTCCTCCGAACGACCCTTCAAGTGTCCG ACGTGCGAGTCCAGCTTTGCCACGAGGGACCGCCTCCGGGCTCACATGATTCGTCACGAGGAGAAGGTCCCCTGTCACATCTGTGGAAAGCTCCTATCAGCAGCCTACATCACAGATCACATGAGGGTgcacaaccaatcacagcacCACGCCTGTCATCTCTGTAACCGCA GCTTCACCACGCTCACTTACCTTCGCGTCCACGCCCAGAAGCACCACGGCCaggagtggaaggagggagcgggggggtttgggggcacGGCCGCCGGGGGGGTCCTGGTGTGCCAGCTATGTGGGGTGCACTGCAAGACCCCCACCCAGCTGCAGGGCCACATGGGGACCCACAGCAGCAGCCAGGCAGCACCCAGCCCGGCCACCTCCAGCCCGGCCAGCAGCTCGCTGGCCAGCATGgtcaccacccccaccatctaCGTGAGTGGCAACGCCGTGGTGGACCTGCTGGTCACAGACTGCTCCAGCATCGCCCCCCAGAGCCACAGCTAG
- the mazb gene encoding myc-associated zinc finger protein isoform X1 encodes MDAAWSNFLFQNTPTQNQDGNLQSELLPVHTSSPQTPPPEHMGQPPSTVDTAALSEEPTPVKTASRPARVPHICGICSKQFKNNYNLRRHQSVHTGVRMKGRAPGQPQGAKEGGASSSPLAGGRPERHPVPLSLLHLSIPPPLPPPGVLAPQQTSLGSQAGDGVAMASVVASVNNPHGPPAAVVMAAGATGQRPANPNPNPVRKNHACETCGKAFRDVYHLNRHRLSHSDEKPFSCPVCQQRFKRKDRMSHHVRSHQGGVEKPYVCPHCSKAFSRPDHLNSHVRQVHSSERPFKCPVLDTCESSFATRDRLRAHMIRHEEKVPCHICGKLLSAAYITDHMRVHNQSQHHACHLCNRSFTTLTYLRVHAQKHHGQEWKEGAGGFGGTAAGGVLVCQLCGVHCKTPTQLQGHMGTHSSSQAAPSPATSSPASSSLASMVTTPTIYVSGNAVVDLLVTDCSSIAPQSHS; translated from the exons ATGGATGCTGCGTGGAGCAATTTCCTCTTCCAG AATACTCCCACCCAAAACCAGGATGGAAACCTCCAATCAGAGCTGCTACCGGTGCACACGAgctccccccagacccctccCCCGGAGCACATGggccagcccccctccaccgTGGACACTGCCGCCCTCAGCGAGGAACCCACACCAG tgAAGACAGCGTCCCGCCCCGCCCGCGTGCCCCACATCTGTGGCATCTGCAGCAAGCAGTTCAAGAACAACTACAACCTGCGGCGGCACCAGTCGGTCCACACCGGGGTACGCATGAAGGGCAGGGCGCCCGGGCAGCCGCAGGGGGCCAAGGAGGGGGGGGCCAGCTCCTCGCCGCTGGCTGGGGGGAGGCCAGAGAGACACccggtccccctctccctgctccacctctccatccctccccctctcccccctcctggcGTCCTGGCCCCCCAGCAGACCTCTCTGGGTAGTCAGGCTGGCGACGGCGTTGCCATGGCGAGCGTAGTGGCTAGCGTTAACAACCCCCACGGTCCTCCTGCTGCTGTTGTCATGGCCGCCGGGGCGACAGGACAG cgTCCggctaaccccaaccctaacccggTGCGTAAGAACCATGCGTGTGAGACGTGTGGGAAGGCCTTCCGGGACGTGTACCACCTGAACCGCCACCGGCTGTCCCACTCGGATGAGAAGCCCTTCTCCTGCCCGGTGTGCCAGCAGCGCTTTAAGAGGAAGGACAGGATGAGCCACCACGTCCGCTCCCACCAGGGTGGCGTGGAGAAGCCCTACGTCTGCCCTCACTGCTCCAAGGCCTTCTCCAG gCCTGACCACCTCAACAGCCACGTCAGACAGGTCCACTCCTCCGAACGACCCTTCAAGTGTCCGGTACTTGAT ACGTGCGAGTCCAGCTTTGCCACGAGGGACCGCCTCCGGGCTCACATGATTCGTCACGAGGAGAAGGTCCCCTGTCACATCTGTGGAAAGCTCCTATCAGCAGCCTACATCACAGATCACATGAGGGTgcacaaccaatcacagcacCACGCCTGTCATCTCTGTAACCGCA GCTTCACCACGCTCACTTACCTTCGCGTCCACGCCCAGAAGCACCACGGCCaggagtggaaggagggagcgggggggtttgggggcacGGCCGCCGGGGGGGTCCTGGTGTGCCAGCTATGTGGGGTGCACTGCAAGACCCCCACCCAGCTGCAGGGCCACATGGGGACCCACAGCAGCAGCCAGGCAGCACCCAGCCCGGCCACCTCCAGCCCGGCCAGCAGCTCGCTGGCCAGCATGgtcaccacccccaccatctaCGTGAGTGGCAACGCCGTGGTGGACCTGCTGGTCACAGACTGCTCCAGCATCGCCCCCCAGAGCCACAGCTAG